In the genome of Luteitalea pratensis, the window CCACCGTCGTCTTGTTGGTCGGCGTGGTCCGTGGCCCGCTGGCCGCGGGCGCCACAACCAGGAAACGCGTGATGTTGTCGGCGAAATCCTGGATGCCCGACTCGAGGACCTTCAGTTCGAACACCGCGGCAGCGCGCTCGGAGGCAATGGCCGCCGCGCCCGCCAGCTGACGGTCCTTGATCAACTTGGCACTGCCCGCCGTGTCGTACGTGGCGACCACCTCGACGCCCGGCAGGCTCCGGAGGTATCTGTCGCACTGGGCCAGAGCCTGCGGGTGCGAGTAGATGGTCTTGATCTGGTCGATCGCCGTGCCCGGCAGCGCGATTAGGCTGTGGACCACCCGGAGCTCGAGGTCGCCGACGATCTGGAGCGCGTGCTCGAGCAGGAGGTCGTAGTTGCGGTGGATGGTGCCGCCGATGGAGTTCTCGATCGGCAGGACGCCGAACGTGGCGGTGCCGGCTTCGACGGCGCGGAACACGTCTTCGAAGCTCGGACAGGGCAGCAGCGAGGCATCTGGGGCGAATCGTTGCGCCGCTGCCTCACTGTAGGCCCCCAATTCGCCCTGGAACGCCACCACCATGCCTTGCCATGGTGCGGCCGTGTAGACCCAAAGTCAAAGTTATATTCGTTAGGCAATCATGCGTTGCATTTATCAGACTGCGGATCGGTGGGCGATTCCCCGGGCCTTCGTGTTCCCCTCGCCGAGCCGCACGAGGCTCCAGGCGTCAGGGACTCATTGGGCTTGAGCTGGTCCGAGCTGGTTGACGACCTTCCCGTCGGCGTCCAGGAACGCAATGCTGGGCGTTCCGTCGGCGGCGACCTGCAGCAGGATTCGCTTTCGGCCGCCACGGTCCATCAGCGAGACGCTGGCCACCCCTTCCTTGTCGTGGCCGATGAAGACACGGCGTCGATTGCCGGTGGGCTCGGTCTCGGACAGCGTCAGCCCGACGATATGGTTCCTGGCATCCTGGACGCCGGCAAGCTGTACGAATTGTGAGCTGGCCCCATAGCGATCGAACGAGAGGGACACCCCGGCATCCACCACCTCGCCATTGGC includes:
- the pheA gene encoding prephenate dehydratase, with amino-acid sequence MVVAFQGELGAYSEAAAQRFAPDASLLPCPSFEDVFRAVEAGTATFGVLPIENSIGGTIHRNYDLLLEHALQIVGDLELRVVHSLIALPGTAIDQIKTIYSHPQALAQCDRYLRSLPGVEVVATYDTAGSAKLIKDRQLAGAAAIASERAAAVFELKVLESGIQDFADNITRFLVVAPAASGPRTTPTNKTTVVFTLANEAGALFRALSVFALRGIDLTKLESRPIPGRPWEYLFYVDLAVGAEDARCDRALAHLAEFAPVLRNLGSYASTLLPRSTAATTTVAAGDLA